A region of the Zonotrichia leucophrys gambelii isolate GWCS_2022_RI chromosome 14, RI_Zleu_2.0, whole genome shotgun sequence genome:
CAGGTGGTCACAACAGTCTTAAATATTCcagaaaagaaacccaaagCACTTTGCAGCCTGAGAGCAAGCAAAAATAACACATGTAAGGCAAGGAAgagtggctgtgggcaggagtaGCTCGTGGGTAATACTCTGAGCTCGATTCCATAGAAATGATGATGCTAGAAAAGCTGTGTTTCATCACTACAAATTACATAAATTAATGTGAGCTTTGTTCCTACGTGTTAGAAATAACTAAACCTGGAGATGGGAGAGAATCAGACACCGAACTACAGCCAGGGGGGACTCCTGGCACTCcatcagctcagagctgctgctggaggagtcACTcgagaggaggaaggaagagatcctcctcttcctctggggtggaatttgggggtgCCAAGGAACAGGAGCCAAGCCAGCCCGGTGGTACCCAGGGAGGTGCAGGTGTCAGACTACTGTAAACAGATAAATGCACTTAAAGGCACTGCAGAAAACATGGTCAGTAATCAGCAGCATTTAATGTCCCAGGATGCTGTTGGGAGCTCCCACCAGTAATACATCCAAGAAATTAGAAACATGGCAGTCATTAAATAAAATTCCCGTGTGCTTTACGGAGAGTAAAGCCTTAATGCTGTTACTGTACATGCAGGGCTACAAAATCAGCTTCTTGAAAGAACTTTACAGAAAAAGTCAGAGGCAACTTCAAATCTTGCACAGATCAGCCCAATTCTCCAAGCAGCAGAACTGACTCTGCAGAAAGGGAAACTCTGCAGCCCAGTGTGTGCAGCTcccctggtcacacagcccagggagcagcactctCTTGCACCTTTTACCCCTGACTAGTGTGATCTTCACTGaaatagcacaaaaaaaaatcagaatgttATAAGGGAAGCCACCTCCATTCATTTCAGCGATCCATAAActtcccccacccccaaaccagaaagaaacccccaaaccaGAAGCTTATTCCCCTAGTGAGTCCCCTGTCATTCTGCAGATCCAAAAGGATTCCCAGCTATTGCATGTTCCAGGAGGAAggagccctgcctgtccccctgcagctcagcctaaccccagcccagctttggGAGCTCAGACAGAGGGTGGGGACGAGCTCTGGCCCATTcccctgccccctgtgcccaggagggCTTCCCAAGCcacctgctcctctctgcctcaAGGGCACCAGCCCCCAGCCACTGCCAAACCTCGTTCCAAagtgcacagccacagccagagcctggctgctggccctgggcagagctAGCTGATGATCCTGCTGATTGCCTGCAGCGAGGGGAACTCCTCATCCTCCAGGTGCAAAGCTTTGTGGGTGACCACGTCCTGCTGGGTCAGCACCTGCCTGCACGTGGGGCAGATGCAGCAGTCGAGGTCGGCGGGGGAGTCCGTCTGCCAAAcgttctttttgttctttttgggtttgttggAGCTTTGCTTCTCCTTGAGCCGGAAGTCGTTGTGAGCAGAGAGCAGTTCCTGCTGCTTGGCTGTGTCTGGCAGCAACACCAACAACTCCTTGAAAATCTTCTTGAAGttttcccccagcagctcccggcAGCTTTTGTAATACTGAGCTGCAGAGATCAGcccctgcaggggacagggaagggcaagaatcagaggaaaatgaatatttatcTATTAAAAATCCCACTGGAATTCAGGCCTCCCAGAAAGGGAGGCTCTGGGAAGCCACTCACCTGCCTGAACTGCCCAGAATGAGTTTTAAATTTATTGAACTTGGACTCGTCGCtctgaagaaattctttaatgGATTGTATGAGCTGGATGTTCCTCTGCTGGAAGTTCTCAGGTATCAAGTATGATCCATGACAGGATTTTGGCCTGTGTTGGAAAAGACCAGAAGTGACCCTGACACTGGTTTGTGTCACACAAAGATGTCCTGGGACATAAATCACAAGGCAGTTCTGGTTTACAGCTGCACGTCCTTCCTCCACCCAGCTacacaaaagcagcacagctgtctTGTCAGAACAATAAAATATGGGATTTCCATATCAGATTCCAGCTTTACACAAACAGAATGTTTAAAATCCAAGTTTAACGTGGTCCTGACAAGCTGCTCTGTGAGCTGGGTGCACTCAAAGGACCTGAGCAAAGACCTCACTGTGAATAAACCAACATACAAATGCAGGTTCTGTATGAAACTGACACAAagttttccctccccttttcccaaaaactCCTCTTTCTGTCCCAGAAGAACCCAGAGAGCAGATCCTGGAAAGACCAGAGCAGTGAAGGTCACCAAGGAGAACAAGCCTCAGTGCCTTGCTGCTGGGACTCCCATAAGGAATATGTTGGAGCTGCAGATTCCCAAATAAATCTAGGATAGACCAAGGTCTGAGCAGCCAAAACATTGCAGAGGCTTCCAGTTCCTCAGACTTGTAACTACACAGGGCTGTTTTAGGCAATTCTCCTGAATCCAACCCACAGCACCCTGGGACTTCCCAACAGGAACCTTCCCTGGCTGGCCCCTTGGAGCCACCCCCTGTGTGCTGTTTGAAGCCCTGTGACAGCAGGGAGTGAGAGgggtcccacagcccctggcaggcCCCTGACTCACTCTTTCAGGGCTGTAGTGACGGGTTCAGAGATGGTGGAGGATGGGATGACAGCGAAGCCCGGGGGGGGTTTGCTGACAGGCACCGACAGGCCCGGAGGCGGAGGAGGGTTCTTCAACAGCACCACGGAGTTAAAGCCTGAGGGAAGCAGGGAGAGACAGGAATTAGAGCACCCACAGACCCCTGGCTAAAACCCACACCAGTGCCTGACACACTCTGCAGAAGCACCAAGCACAGTTTGCAGTGCAGACATCACTATATTGgagaaaacctaaaaaaaatcttcaagaaGCACTTGAGAGTAGCTGATGTTCCTCTACAGAGAAAGTGCTTTAATTATTCATTTACTTTCtcaatggaaaataattttgaaagccCACTCCAAGTCACAATGAGAAACACTTTTGCATTATTAAagtgaacacaaaccacgggaGGAGGCATTGGGGCCAGCCtggcctctcccagcaggggctgcacaaaCAGCGGTGCTGGCGCCTCCCGACGCGATCCCACTGCCATGAAAACCACTCCAGCTCACGTTTGCTCCTGTCTCCCTGCCTTCACAAGGTCATGGCTAAAAGCATGGCAGGaaagctctgccagcacaggaggaagTGAAGTGACaagtgccagcagggacaggacacagccaGATTCCCTTTGCCTGCAGCGGCTCCAAGGCAGATCTTGGAGCACAGCACACGGATGTgtcagccctggggacagggaagaACCAGCTCTACATCCAGGAGCCACCCCCAGAGAgcaaacagctccagctgtggggcagaggtGAGTCCCATGCAGGACATTCCAGCCCTCCTGTGACAGCCAGGCTGACTCTACCTGGCAGCTGGTGGCAGAATCCCACAAGAGCCAGGAGTTGACACAACACATCCATGTGTTCTCTGGGCTGTCCCCAAGCAaagctggctgtgctcagcagtgcttccccatccctggaagtgtccaaggccagcctggaacaacctggtctagtgtaAAGcgcccctgcccacagcagggagtGGAATGAGATCATCTTTAAGATccctcccacccaaaccattccacgaCTCTGAGCTTcactccctgctcacctggtgGTGGGGGCATCCTGGCTGATCCTGAGCTCCCAAGAGCTGGGAAGTCTTCCTGAGGTAAAGGGCATTTGTTAGTCCCTGGGGGCTTTTTAAGGCCGGGGGGCTCTTTGggtgcagcacaggcagctgatGGTTTCTCCGAGTGCCCGTTGACGAGGGggccgtgggcagcagggaaggccctgcagggctgctcgGCCTCCGGGGGCCTCTCTGTGCCTGGCCTGGGCAATGGTGGCTCCTGGGGCGGGCGTGGGGACGATGGGCTCTGCTTCTCAACCcccatcttctttttcttgccCACTTTTGTAAAAGTTTGTGAGGTAGAAGCTGCCAGCAAGGACGAGACGTCGAACATGGTCGGGGTGTTGCGGATCTCCTGGGTGGTCAGGCCACCGCTGCCGTCCTCGTCGTCCGATTCACAGAGTTTATTGCTCTTCTTATTTCCTTTGGAGGTGTTCAAGGATGGTTTTTTGGCTGGCTGGTTGACACAGGGGTTGCACATGGCTTTGACTACGTTTTTACTGGAACCATTGTTCCATGCAGATGTGATGTGAGTTACTGTCCTATTGGTGGGCTTCACTTtggacaccagggctgggaaatcCTCCTCCTGGAAGGCTGCTTTCCTGGCAGTGGCTGTGTACATCAGAGACATCCCTGATGAGatggtgggagctgcagaggaggacaAGCTTGGGAAATCTTCTTCTTTAAGCTTAAccagagctggctgggcagagctgtggggaagggagagggttGGAGTTACTGAGGCAGCAGAACCCCAAGGGACAGCACAAACCCACAGCTCTCCACTCCCCCTCTGACTGTCACTCAGAGTGACACAACAGGAGCTGGACCAGATGATCCTcaggggtcccttccagctgaggatattccatgattctgtacCAAGATCAAGCCAGGAGCTGATGCTGCTCATGCtggtgagcagcacagaaacagctgcaggcaggaggggacGAGGCAGGGGAAACCTTGGAGGGATCAAATGATCTAGAAAATTGTTTTCCCCAGATATGCAGAACATATCAATCAGCTTCTAAACGTGCTTTGTCCCTGCAGACTCACCCTGGGAGaggtcctgcagcagagccgaTTGCTGGAAAGTCCTCCTGGCTGAGCACTCCGTTAGCAGCTGCTTCTTTTGGAACGGGACAGAAAGAGCAAAGACATTGTTTTCAACCCAAACCCATTCATTCAGAGCAGGGGCTATCAATGGCCATGACTGCAGCACCACCAAGGCCTATTTTCAGCAGCTGGTGATGTCATTAACTGACATTCCAGAAGAACAATTTAAATCCATGCATCACTATTTCCTTCAATTAACTGTGCTGCCCATTATGTTGTGGCATTCAGGAAATCCATGATCCTTTAAATGAGTAAACCATGGCTAAGGCAGAACTTTCTGAGGGAACCTTCCAGACACTGAgatgccctgcagctgcaggacctGTCCAACACTCACCTGTGACATCGTTTGAAGACTTTGGCACACGTTTGGAGCCGAGCACGTCGGGATCCCTCAAATCCTCCTTtctccccctgctgctgctgctgccttcctccttgtcctccaccctcttcttctcctcctgccgTTTGGCTGCCACAGATGCTCTGACTGCTGCTGCAACATCtctgtcttcttcttccctgcaggacagggcagaCTCCTTGGTCAAACACAAGGATCACAGAGCGCTGCCTCACTGCAGCGTCACCTCTGCGGTGCCAGCTCTGGTCACATCCCTGACCTCGTGCTGCCACCTGCTGagaaacccaaaccagccccaccaCTCCCATCCACTCCGCATTTCCAAGTTCCACGTGTGGGAATAACAATCCAGGCCAGAAGAAACCAGGCTGAACTGGGAGAGACAGTACCAGGGATGCAGGGGGCACCTGTCCCTCCCGCTGATTTCCAAATGTATGGAATCATTCTTGGAGGCCACAGGAACTCTTTGGGGCATGAACTCTCAACACATGCAAGATCCACATGTGACACCAACAGAGGAGTGCTTTGGGATgcacttttttccccagtggAATCACCAGTAATGAACCAGCTGCCCATCCagccagaaaaagaagaaaataagatgtACAGGATGGAAAAAGCACTCGGGTCTGGTGTGGATGAAGAGACACAGAAATGCAAAGTTTTTCAATTCAATACTTAaccctctttcttttccaaagcACTCAGTCTGGCCACACAGAGATCTGTTATTTCAATGAAAAGCATGGTCCTTAGAACAGGAATTTCATCACTACCCAGACCAAAAACTCCATTAAACCTGCACAGACTTGTCACCTACTTCAGAAAATCCTATTTAGGGAAGTTTGCATAAAAAAAGCTGCTGGAATTAATTCAGGGTTCTGAGTTTACTTAACCCAAAAGTTGAGGGTTACATTGTTTGCTTCCTGAGCTGAAACCTCACacaaaataattccatgattaCCAAGCACATAGCCAGGACACAGGCTTGGACTGGAAGCTGTCAGCTAAGGATTCACCATGGAGGCTTCCAAATTTTGTATCACTTCCTTCCTCCTAATCCACCAAAATATTGTGAATTGGTAAATAAAAGCCAAGACGAAATGGGAGTAAAACTCCCCACAAGGTTGTGCTACTCACCTCTTGTACCTCCAGCTGCCCCTCCTGTTCTGCTGGCTGCCTCGGCTGCTCAACCTGCTCGCCCTCCCTTGCCTGTTGAACCTGTCAACCTCCTCGTAGTCATCTCCACCTACAACACCTAAAACAGAGGGGAAGGATGATCACTCTCAGTTATTTCTCTAGTGTGGGCATCACACTGTGCTTGAAATATGCAAATGGTACAAATAAATTATCTTCATTTCTTTCTGATGACCAAGTCAGCAGTTCTCCTAAAATTACCTGTCCTCATTAAACTCGtacacagggaaaaaatcctacaACAATTCAGGCAGGAAGGGATGCCTGGATAtcacctgctccagccctttACTCAAAGCAAGGCCAGCTCTAAAACTACATCAGAGGGCTTTGTCTGGGCAAGTTCTGGTTATCCTCAacctctgcagcctctcaggTTGGAAAGGCCTCAAACTTTGCAACCTCTCAGATTGGAGAGCCCTTCTCAAAGTCTGCAACCTCTCAGGTTGGAGAGACCTTCTCAAACTTCAGATTGGAGAGACCTTCTCAAACTCTGCAACCCCTCATGTTGGAGAGGCCTTCTCAAACTCTGCAACCTCTCAGGTTGGAGAGGTCTTCTCAAACTCTACAAGCTCTTGGTGCTGTTCCAGGCCTTGTCTACCTTGTCTGGGAAGAATCTTCACGCCTATGAAATATTCACTGGGCGTTCTTAGAGAATAAGACCCATAGATTGGTTTGGTTGGTGGGAGGACCTTAAAGAACACCTTGCTCCAgagcaaggacaccttccaccaggccaggctgctccaaggcctGTCCAGGGCgcttccagggctggagcagctgcagtggtgcctgcccaccctggcagGGTACCCATCCTtgctctgcccaccctgctggggtgcccatccctgccctgggagctgacctgaacatcagtcctgcccaccctgcccctcagcccagctgacCATCAGTCCTGCCCATCCCgcccctcagcccagctgacCATCAGTcctgcccctcagcccagctgaccatcagtcctgtccctcagcccagctgacCATCagtcctgcctgtcctgcccctcagcccagctgacCATCagtcctgcccaccctgccctcagcccagctgacCATCAGTcctgcccaccctgtccctcagcccagctgacCATCagtcctgcctgtcctgcccctcagtcctgcccatccctgctcctcagcccagctgaCCGTCGGTcctgcccctcagcccagctgactgttagccctgcccaccctgcccctcagcccagctgaccatcagtcctgtccctcagcccagctgacCATCAGTcctgcccctcagcccagctgacCATCAGTCCTGCCCgtccctgcccctcagcccagctgacCATCagtcctgcccaccctgcccctcagcccagctgacCATCAGtctgctcctgccctcagtCCTGCCCAGTcctgcccctcagcccagctgacCATCagtcctgcccaccctgcccctcagcccagctgacCATCAGTCCTGCCCATCCCgcccctcagcccagctgacCATCAGTCCTGCCCACCCgcccctcagcccagctgcccatcagtcctgcccaccctgcccctcagcccagctgacCGTCGTCCTGCCGTGCCCCGTGACTCAGTCGATGCTTCTGGCCCCTCGCCCTCTCTGCAGGCCCTGTGAGCCATCATCCGTCGGGGCCGAtcccccctcagccccctgCACAATGCTCCTGCCCCTACCTGTCCTCAGAGCCAGCTGACCAtcagccctgcccatccctatccctcagcccagctgacCATCggtcctgccctcagcccagctgacCATCAGTcctgcccctcagcccagctgaccatcagtcctgcctgtccctcagcccagctgacCATCagtcctgcccaccctgcccctcagcccagctgacCGTCGGTCCTGCGCGGGTGCCGGGGCGCGTAGGTGAACTGCAGGTCGATGTGGCGGTTCTGGCGCGCCTCGGCGCGGCTCTTGCTGTGGCAGGCGCTCTTGTGGGCCTTGTAGTCGATCTCGGTGCGGAAGGCGTGCGTGAACTGCTCCGTGCTGCAGCGGCCCTCCTCGCACAGGAAGTGCTTCTCCCTGAAGTGCTCCCGCAGGTACTCGTAGTCACTGCGGAGGGaaagcacagggctgagccttCTCACTCTGACACAGTCATGCCTTCAGGTTGAGCTCTCCCACTTCCCAGATTCTTGGGAATTCCCTGCATTGGTACAGAACTCTGAACTCCATAGAAAGTGTCAGCAgctctcctcacagctcaggcacacagaacaatccttgtccagccccagaaccaaggacaccgctgcagctccaggcccagAGAGTGCAAACAACAGGGAATGGAGGAGAGCAGTCTGGGAGGGTGGGACTGCAGAACCTGAGCTGGAATCGGACAATGAACCCCAAcatggaaatggaccaaaacttgtaaaagtgtgaaaactcgcAACCCattgtccatcttgggtgtagccatGGCTGGGCTCTTCTAATGCCCAAGGTGAATCCTTTGAGGACTTTTattaaatccctgctttattactttagctctgcccagcctctgttccaggcagCCTCCCAAGGCATCAAGGGGAGGTGAGGACAAGCCCTGGTGGTTCATTTGTCCTTATCCCAGGAAGTTTTCCAGCTGACCCTGTTGCTGTACAGTCAATGCAGTATAAAGGTGTTAAGCCACACCCACAGATGCTCAGCACATCCAGTTGTGcatacaacaaaaaaattacctctATTCCCCTTGCACACAAaccttggagcagcaggatcagggaatcacagaattaaggttggaaaaggcctttaaGACCATcagccagcaccaccaccatgcTCACCACTAAgtcatgtccccaggtgccacatccacttggttttaaacatttccagggatggagactccaccatttccctggctaacctcttccagtgcctgccaaccctttccatgaaggaatttttcccaatatccaatctaaacctcccctgatgcAACTTAACACTTCCTCTCATCCTGCCCCCCATTAGAGGTAACACACCAGACAGCTGCTGTCAGGCTgcaaaattaacttttaataAAGACAATTTTAAAGCATGAACTAGATTCAAAGTGAATATTTTGGCTACTTATTTACAGAATTGCACCTAACCTGCTGCCACTCCTCCACTCTGCTTTCAAACACTACTTACCCCCAAATTCAAAGCACACCCAAGGAATTTTACGTCATAATTTAAGCtagaaaaagggaatttaagCCGGGAAAAGGACCAATATCAGCAATGTTTTCTTGCCTGTAGTACTCCTGAGCCCCCTCAGAGTCACAGAAGTGGCAGAAGTAGTGGTCCCTGCGCAGGTGTTTCAGCAGCTCGTCGTTGTCCAGGTAGCGCTCGTCGCAGAACTTGCAGAGGGGGTGGCCGCGGTGCGAGGTGTCATCGGGGTCCCCGTGGATCCGGTGCCGGGCCAGGTCCTTCCTGGAGTACCATTTCCTCTCGTAGGTGAAGATCTGGAGGGCAGGGATTGTGTTAATGCATTGGTATTTAGAGATTTGCGTTCATAGATTCGTACTGTTTCCTATGGACACAGAACCAAAGAGAACAAGCCAGGCTGTGTCCAACTTCTCCATCTCTAGGGGTGGAAGATTTGCTTCAAAAAGATGCAGTTTGACCACCAACACCTAAAATTTTGTTGGACAGGAAGTAAAATTCAATTGATGATTCAAACTAAATCTAACTTGCATTTCTCTGAACACTGGGAACGAatttaattcacttttttccctttggaatcTTTCCATGCTGTAATGAGTTTAAATTATAATCTCTGGAGTAGAAAAAGCCTAACTGTGTATTTATCAACAAGCAGTATTTTGCATTCTCAAATTTAGAAACCCCAAGGGAGCAGTTTTACCTTCCTCTCACAGTAACCACCCCAAATATCTGCACACAGAGGATCCACTTCAGTGAACAAGTCCTGTATCACAAGCCAGccctctgtccccactgccTTGTGAGCTGTTTTGGTAGGAAGGGTTCTGGAGATGCCAAAAAGATCAACCCAGCCTTGAGAACAAAATATCCTTTATTTCTGGCCTAGATAAGGACTGGGAAATTGCTCTGGGAAAAGGTTGGTTTGGCTTTGCCAAGGCTGATGGACTGAAGCTTTCACGAGTTTAGGAGTTTTTTTTCAGTGGGTATGAGTAAGATGGgacttttttccttgaaataaaaatctctacagtactcagaaattaaaaagcaacAGTTTTAATATTGTTTGTGAGAGAAAATGGCAAACAAGTTCCCTCAGTGCTGAGGGAACCCTGGGCATGAAGCACCTCACCAGAAACCAAAGGAAGTCCTGCCCTCCTTTCCCACTTCCCTTCAATCAGCTCCAGGAATTCCAAGACCACAGGAAAGACTCAGCTCAGTTCCCAAACTTATTAGGGTTCATTGAGGTCAACCTGCTCGCTCCTGGATCCCATCCCTTTTGGCAGCAAACTCCAGTTCACCTGGCACAAACCAACTGTGGCACCACCACCGTGGGGTTTAATTTAAAACCTGGAGAACCTCCAGAGCCTCTTCATTAATCAGTTTATGGAAGAAGAAAGGCTTAGAATAAAGCAACTGGCCTCACTGCAGGAAGAGGGAACTTAAATAAATCCTTGCTGTTCTGCCTTCCCActtcccaggagctcctggaggtcACGGAGGGAAActccctcctccccacacaTCCAAGCAGAGGCCCAGCTCACCTT
Encoded here:
- the ZNF598 gene encoding E3 ubiquitin-protein ligase ZNF598 isoform X1 produces the protein MVGRRSSPRSVVRAGRRGAEAAMAAMAGAGPGPAEGPCVLCCGELDVVALGRCEHPICYRCSVRMRALCGVRYCAVCREELRQVVFGRKLPSFSSIALQQLQHEKKYDIYFMDAEVYALYRKLLQHECPLCPDAKPFNTFADLEQHMRKQHELFCCKLCVKHLKIFTYERKWYSRKDLARHRIHGDPDDTSHRGHPLCKFCDERYLDNDELLKHLRRDHYFCHFCDSEGAQEYYSDYEYLREHFREKHFLCEEGRCSTEQFTHAFRTEIDYKAHKSACHSKSRAEARQNRHIDLQFTYAPRHPRRTDGVVGGDDYEEVDRFNRQGRASRLSSRGSQQNRRGSWRYKREEEDRDVAAAVRASVAAKRQEEKKRVEDKEEGSSSSRGRKEDLRDPDVLGSKRVPKSSNDVTEAAANGVLSQEDFPAIGSAAGPLPGSAQPALVKLKEEDFPSLSSSAAPTISSGMSLMYTATARKAAFQEEDFPALVSKVKPTNRTVTHITSAWNNGSSKNVVKAMCNPCVNQPAKKPSLNTSKGNKKSNKLCESDDEDGSGGLTTQEIRNTPTMFDVSSLLAASTSQTFTKVGKKKKMGVEKQSPSSPRPPQEPPLPRPGTERPPEAEQPCRAFPAAHGPLVNGHSEKPSAACAAPKEPPGLKKPPGTNKCPLPQEDFPALGSSGSARMPPPPGFNSVVLLKNPPPPPGLSVPVSKPPPGFAVIPSSTISEPVTTALKEPKSCHGSYLIPENFQQRNIQLIQSIKEFLQSDESKFNKFKTHSGQFRQGLISAAQYYKSCRELLGENFKKIFKELLVLLPDTAKQQELLSAHNDFRLKEKQSSNKPKKNKKNVWQTDSPADLDCCICPTCRQVLTQQDVVTHKALHLEDEEFPSLQAISRIIS
- the ZNF598 gene encoding E3 ubiquitin-protein ligase ZNF598 isoform X2, yielding MAAMAGAGPGPAEGPCVLCCGELDVVALGRCEHPICYRCSVRMRALCGVRYCAVCREELRQVVFGRKLPSFSSIALQQLQHEKKYDIYFMDAEVYALYRKLLQHECPLCPDAKPFNTFADLEQHMRKQHELFCCKLCVKHLKIFTYERKWYSRKDLARHRIHGDPDDTSHRGHPLCKFCDERYLDNDELLKHLRRDHYFCHFCDSEGAQEYYSDYEYLREHFREKHFLCEEGRCSTEQFTHAFRTEIDYKAHKSACHSKSRAEARQNRHIDLQFTYAPRHPRRTDGVVGGDDYEEVDRFNRQGRASRLSSRGSQQNRRGSWRYKREEEDRDVAAAVRASVAAKRQEEKKRVEDKEEGSSSSRGRKEDLRDPDVLGSKRVPKSSNDVTAAANGVLSQEDFPAIGSAAGPLPGSAQPALVKLKEEDFPSLSSSAAPTISSGMSLMYTATARKAAFQEEDFPALVSKVKPTNRTVTHITSAWNNGSSKNVVKAMCNPCVNQPAKKPSLNTSKGNKKSNKLCESDDEDGSGGLTTQEIRNTPTMFDVSSLLAASTSQTFTKVGKKKKMGVEKQSPSSPRPPQEPPLPRPGTERPPEAEQPCRAFPAAHGPLVNGHSEKPSAACAAPKEPPGLKKPPGTNKCPLPQEDFPALGSSGSARMPPPPGFNSVVLLKNPPPPPGLSVPVSKPPPGFAVIPSSTISEPVTTALKEPKSCHGSYLIPENFQQRNIQLIQSIKEFLQSDESKFNKFKTHSGQFRQGLISAAQYYKSCRELLGENFKKIFKELLVLLPDTAKQQELLSAHNDFRLKEKQSSNKPKKNKKNVWQTDSPADLDCCICPTCRQVLTQQDVVTHKALHLEDEEFPSLQAISRIIS